A single genomic interval of Spinacia oleracea cultivar Varoflay chromosome 6, BTI_SOV_V1, whole genome shotgun sequence harbors:
- the LOC110788847 gene encoding mannose/glucose-specific lectin-like: MAHQVAQKHMVEQYGPYGSQCPENYSFKLQEGESIKEVIIRHGYIVDAIGFVVAKPCGGTYTKMFGGNDCRAKESRIVLKCGEKITQISGTYGNYKYQNNQCTIATLKIHTNLCPSGHGPYGQGKGVDCPRAFASPCPIDGPVVGVFGRHNNYLESVGIFVQKKDCPCA, encoded by the exons ATGGCTCACCAAGTCGCCCAG AAGCATATGGTTGAACAATATGGACCTTATGGTTCTCAATGTCCCGAAAACTACAGCTTTAAACTTCAAGAAGGTGAAAGTATCAAGGAAGTCATCATAAGACATGGCTACATTGTTGATGCTATTGGCTTCGTTGTAGCCAAGCCTTGTGGAGGTACCTACACCAAGATGTTTGGTGGCAACGATTGTCGTGCCAAGGAGTCAAGG ATTGTACTCAAGTGTGGTGAAAAGATAACTCAGATTTCTGGCACCTACGGAAACTACAAGTACCAGAACAATCAATGCACCATTGCTACATTGAAGATCCACACCAACTTATGCCCATCTGGTCATGGACCGTATGGACAAGGAAAGGGAGTCGATTGCCCACGTGCTTTTGCATCGCCATGCCCAATTGACGGCCCTGTTGTTGGAGTGTTCGGAAGACACAACAACTACCTCGAGTCTGTTGGAATTTTTGTCCAGAAGAAG GATTGCCCATGCGCTTAA